A single Anatilimnocola floriformis DNA region contains:
- a CDS encoding HlyD family secretion protein: METSKNAGSATRPPSSGWRRWMLLAGVVIGVGVGGYVLFPLVLTALNTVSTDDAYVNGHVTFIAPRVAGHVSTVLVDNNQRVRKGDLLVQLDKEPYQVQVNIKKSALIAAKSELTTALAEARGLAAQARRSRFKLDHAMEEVRNQVELVKSNVAQLKVEEANRVLAEQDYARAERLVEKNAISKQEFDKYKAVLEVSKNRVTSAEQTIQQTRTNLGLPINYQNPLEVPEDLDETFSTVQEALAGLYGSITQLGFTPPSWNATPTQVKAAFYAQDPDKNLDRIFERLIPASPAVKQAEAKVAQAQADLAQAELELRYCDILSDIDGQVTSRNVNSGNYVQVGQGLLAVRSLTEIWIDTNFKETQLADLRIGQRVRCEVDMYGSRREFTGRITGFTMGTGTTLSLLPPQNATGNFVKIVQRLPVRIELTDYDPEKTPLFIGLSVVPYVYIKERPMGPHAGEVLQPFATLPQVAAEAKP, translated from the coding sequence ATGGAAACTTCCAAAAATGCCGGTTCTGCAACTCGTCCTCCGTCGTCTGGCTGGCGTCGGTGGATGCTCTTAGCGGGAGTGGTGATTGGCGTCGGAGTGGGCGGATATGTCTTATTTCCGCTCGTGCTCACCGCGCTGAATACCGTTTCTACCGACGACGCCTACGTCAACGGCCACGTGACCTTTATCGCACCTCGCGTGGCGGGCCATGTGAGTACGGTGCTGGTTGATAACAACCAGCGCGTGAGAAAGGGCGACTTGTTGGTTCAACTCGACAAGGAGCCTTACCAGGTTCAAGTGAACATCAAGAAGTCTGCGCTGATCGCCGCGAAAAGCGAGCTGACAACCGCGCTGGCCGAGGCCCGCGGCCTGGCTGCCCAGGCCCGCCGCAGTCGCTTCAAGCTCGATCACGCGATGGAAGAGGTGCGGAATCAAGTCGAGCTGGTGAAGTCGAACGTCGCGCAACTGAAGGTTGAGGAAGCGAATCGCGTGCTCGCGGAGCAGGATTACGCCCGCGCCGAACGACTCGTGGAAAAGAACGCCATCAGCAAACAGGAGTTTGATAAGTACAAGGCGGTGCTCGAAGTTTCGAAAAATCGCGTGACCAGCGCCGAGCAGACGATTCAGCAGACTCGCACGAATCTTGGTCTTCCCATCAATTACCAAAACCCCTTGGAGGTGCCAGAGGATCTGGATGAGACATTCTCGACGGTCCAAGAGGCGCTCGCCGGACTGTACGGCAGCATTACGCAGTTGGGCTTTACTCCGCCGAGTTGGAATGCGACGCCGACGCAGGTGAAGGCTGCATTTTATGCGCAGGATCCGGATAAGAATCTGGATCGCATTTTCGAACGGCTGATTCCCGCATCGCCGGCCGTCAAACAGGCCGAGGCCAAGGTCGCCCAGGCCCAGGCCGATCTGGCTCAGGCTGAATTGGAGCTTCGCTATTGCGACATTCTCAGCGATATCGATGGCCAGGTGACGAGCCGCAATGTGAATTCAGGAAATTATGTCCAGGTGGGTCAAGGCCTGCTCGCCGTGCGCTCGCTCACCGAAATCTGGATCGATACGAACTTCAAGGAAACACAGCTAGCGGATCTGCGCATCGGCCAGCGAGTGCGCTGCGAAGTCGACATGTATGGCAGTCGGCGGGAATTTACGGGGCGTATTACCGGCTTCACCATGGGGACGGGCACTACGCTTTCGTTACTCCCGCCGCAGAACGCCACCGGCAATTTCGTCAAGATCGTGCAGCGATTGCCCGTCCGGATCGAGCTCACGGATTACGACCCTGAAAAAACTCCGCTGTTCATCGGCCTGTCGGTTGTGCCCTACGTGTACATCAAAGAGCGGCCGATGGGGCCGCATGCCGGCGAAGTCTTGCAACCCTTTGCCACGCTGCCGCAAGTGGCAGCCGAAGCGAAACCATAA
- a CDS encoding type 1 glutamine amidotransferase domain-containing protein, giving the protein MKILMVLTSHDQLGNTGRKTGFWLEEFAAPYFTFLDAGAAVTVASPKGGQPPLDPVSDTPEGQTELTQRFKQDSAAQKVLANTVRLPDVKAADYDAIFYPGGHGPMWDLAEDPRSIALIEDFYNSGKPVAAVCHAPGVLHRVQFQGQPIVKGKRVTGFTNGEEEAVQLTTIVPFLVEDELKRLGGLFEKEANWVPFVITDGRLVTGQNPASSQAGAKALLKLLP; this is encoded by the coding sequence ATGAAGATTCTCATGGTGCTGACTTCGCACGACCAGCTGGGAAATACGGGACGCAAGACCGGCTTTTGGCTGGAGGAATTTGCCGCTCCTTATTTCACCTTTCTCGACGCGGGAGCTGCCGTTACGGTCGCTTCGCCCAAAGGAGGCCAGCCACCTCTCGATCCGGTCAGCGACACGCCCGAGGGCCAAACCGAACTGACGCAGCGCTTCAAGCAAGATTCTGCCGCTCAGAAGGTGCTGGCGAACACGGTGCGACTGCCTGACGTCAAAGCCGCAGACTACGACGCCATTTTCTATCCCGGCGGACATGGGCCAATGTGGGATCTGGCCGAAGATCCTCGTTCCATCGCGCTGATCGAGGACTTTTACAACTCCGGCAAGCCGGTCGCCGCGGTCTGCCACGCGCCAGGCGTGCTGCATCGTGTGCAGTTCCAGGGACAGCCAATCGTCAAAGGAAAACGCGTGACGGGTTTTACGAATGGCGAAGAGGAAGCCGTCCAGCTCACCACGATCGTCCCTTTTCTTGTCGAGGATGAATTGAAGCGCCTCGGCGGCCTCTTTGAAAAAGAAGCCAACTGGGTCCCCTTCGTCATCACCGACGGGCGGCTCGTAACTGGCCAGAACCCGGCGTCCTCGCAGGCGGGAGCCAAAGCGTTGTTGAAGCTGCTGCCGTGA
- a CDS encoding enoyl-CoA hydratase/isomerase family protein — MTNTTSKRILLTRRSPEYWRVTFNYPPLNIFGPESIPELSEIVTALESDAQVKVVVFDTAVEGYFLTHYDFLARPEDTTQLPPGPTGLQQLPDMLVRLSRAPVVSIASIRGRATGVGSELALASDMRFASREKAILSQWEVGAGLVPGGGPMARLPRLIGRGRALEVLLGADDIDGDLAERYGYVNRSFPDAELDGFVDGLATRIASFDKQAIAETKRLVNANSLPADVEIAPEWGAFLGSLGRPAAQARLRMLFDRGFHQPGDVESRLGYHVGQLGAAG, encoded by the coding sequence ATGACAAACACCACCTCCAAACGTATCCTGCTCACGCGGCGGTCGCCCGAGTATTGGCGAGTGACATTCAATTATCCGCCACTCAACATCTTTGGCCCGGAATCGATTCCCGAACTCAGCGAGATCGTCACCGCGCTCGAGTCCGACGCACAGGTGAAGGTTGTCGTCTTCGACACTGCCGTCGAAGGCTACTTCCTGACCCACTACGATTTTCTCGCGAGGCCTGAGGATACGACGCAACTCCCGCCGGGCCCGACGGGATTGCAACAATTGCCAGACATGCTCGTGCGGCTCAGTCGCGCGCCTGTCGTTTCGATTGCGAGTATCCGTGGGCGGGCCACGGGCGTCGGCAGTGAGCTCGCACTGGCCAGCGACATGCGCTTCGCCAGTCGTGAGAAGGCAATCCTGTCGCAATGGGAAGTAGGCGCTGGCTTAGTGCCCGGTGGCGGCCCGATGGCTCGTCTGCCGCGCTTGATCGGACGCGGGCGGGCCTTGGAGGTGCTGCTCGGGGCGGACGATATCGACGGTGATCTGGCCGAGCGATATGGCTACGTCAACCGTTCGTTTCCGGACGCGGAACTCGATGGTTTCGTTGATGGCCTCGCCACAAGGATTGCCTCGTTCGATAAGCAAGCGATCGCGGAGACGAAGCGACTGGTCAATGCGAACAGTCTGCCCGCCGACGTGGAGATTGCGCCCGAGTGGGGCGCGTTTCTGGGCTCGCTGGGCCGACCTGCCGCGCAAGCGAGACTTCGTATGCTCTTCGATCGTGGCTTTCATCAACCGGGAGACGTCGAATCGCGATTGGGGTATCACGTCGGCCAACTCGGCGCAGCTGGCTAA
- a CDS encoding catalase family peroxidase, with amino-acid sequence MFIDRFEQIDGVHAGFRRNYAKGIGVAGFFESNGNGLRLCQTTIFEPGRVPVLGRFSLDGGRLNQADLPTTRRGLGLQFSPPNGEEWRTAMINFPLFPVRTPEIFFERLLAFKPDPATSAPDAARVKAFETRHPETIEVLKKIAAEPRSSGFGNTTFHGLNTFLFTNAAGKTTPVRWLLKPEQPFEPAGGARAEKNYLFDELIAQVQQQPIRWRLIVIVGTASDPTSDPTQAWPDDREQVDVGTLTLDRVEAEEMSAATDTIFDPLILPPGMSPSDDAILGIRSSVYSESFTRRIQEKKQPSAVTPADVKQNLPNKSTHPVP; translated from the coding sequence ATGTTCATCGACCGTTTCGAACAGATTGACGGCGTGCATGCTGGGTTCCGACGCAATTATGCAAAAGGGATTGGCGTTGCCGGTTTCTTTGAGAGCAACGGTAACGGTCTCCGCCTTTGCCAGACCACTATTTTCGAACCGGGACGCGTGCCGGTGCTGGGACGATTTTCGCTCGACGGCGGCAGGCTAAACCAAGCCGATCTGCCCACGACTCGGCGCGGTCTTGGGCTGCAGTTCTCTCCACCCAACGGCGAGGAGTGGCGCACGGCGATGATCAATTTTCCCTTGTTCCCCGTTCGTACGCCGGAGATTTTCTTTGAGCGCCTGCTCGCGTTCAAACCAGATCCCGCGACCAGCGCGCCCGATGCGGCTCGGGTGAAAGCATTTGAAACGCGTCATCCTGAAACGATCGAAGTGCTCAAGAAAATCGCTGCCGAACCGCGCTCGTCGGGATTCGGCAACACCACTTTCCACGGCTTGAACACGTTTCTCTTTACGAACGCGGCCGGCAAGACTACTCCGGTGCGTTGGCTGCTGAAGCCAGAGCAACCTTTTGAGCCTGCCGGCGGCGCGCGGGCAGAAAAGAACTACCTGTTCGACGAACTTATTGCTCAAGTCCAGCAACAGCCGATCCGTTGGCGGTTGATTGTCATCGTGGGAACGGCCAGCGATCCCACCAGCGACCCAACTCAAGCCTGGCCGGACGATCGCGAGCAAGTCGACGTCGGCACCTTGACGCTCGATCGCGTCGAAGCGGAAGAAATGAGCGCCGCAACCGATACCATTTTCGACCCGCTGATTTTGCCGCCGGGCATGTCCCCTTCCGATGATGCGATTCTCGGCATTCGTTCGTCGGTCTATTCGGAATCGTTTACTAGACGCATCCAAGAGAAGAAGCAACCGAGCGCGGTCACTCCCGCCGACGTGAAACAGAATCTGCCGAACAAATCCACCCACCCCGTTCCTTAG
- a CDS encoding DHA2 family efflux MFS transporter permease subunit, protein MSTIALAPVAVGRPAIQAWFVAAAVIIPTFMEVLDTTVAIVSLRYIAGDLSAAVVDAEWILTSYLAANATILPISGWLSARLGRRNYFLGSIAVFTIASALCGMATSLWQIILFRVIQGLAGGGLQPSSQAILIDSFPPEKQGTAMTMFGIAALTAPVVGPTLGGYLSDYHNWRWIFFINIPIGCFAFVLSYFTVKDPEYLQEERAQLNRLPLNFDYVGLALLALVMAAWEVLITKGQEWDWLADPFGKVQTLLLVILVGGAGLVVWEMRSKNPVVNFRPLGERNFWLCCLIIFFAYSVLYGVSTTLPGLLQTLFGYDAYHSGLVMSPSGLASVTMLLICGALLGRGVDARWMIGAGLLVVAIGGYWMSVMNLEISPWQAIWPRVVLIAGLGMAFAPINVAAFLYTPRHLRAAAVGLFALLRNEGGSFGTSMAQTVRVRRDQFHTWRVGEFLDPFNPAVNSYLERAQAFYFQQTGDAPLARQMALQSLADLRAQQASSLAFFDVFLVAAVLALLLAVLVLLMKRSVAEKGAHIGAE, encoded by the coding sequence ATGAGCACCATCGCACTTGCGCCGGTGGCTGTCGGTCGCCCGGCAATCCAGGCCTGGTTCGTCGCTGCCGCGGTGATCATTCCGACCTTCATGGAGGTTTTGGATACAACCGTGGCGATCGTCTCGCTGCGTTACATTGCGGGCGACTTGTCGGCGGCAGTGGTCGACGCCGAATGGATCCTCACCAGTTATCTGGCAGCAAACGCCACCATCTTGCCGATTTCCGGCTGGCTTTCGGCCCGCCTCGGCCGCCGCAACTATTTTCTCGGCTCGATCGCAGTCTTCACCATTGCCTCTGCTTTATGCGGCATGGCCACCAGCCTGTGGCAGATCATTTTGTTTCGCGTGATTCAAGGGTTGGCCGGCGGCGGACTGCAGCCATCCAGCCAGGCGATCTTGATCGACAGCTTTCCGCCCGAGAAGCAAGGGACGGCAATGACGATGTTCGGCATCGCGGCGTTGACGGCGCCGGTCGTCGGTCCGACGCTCGGTGGTTACCTGTCTGACTATCACAATTGGCGTTGGATCTTTTTCATCAATATTCCGATCGGCTGCTTCGCATTTGTGCTGTCGTACTTCACCGTCAAGGATCCCGAATATCTCCAAGAGGAGCGAGCGCAGCTGAATCGCCTGCCCCTTAATTTCGACTACGTCGGCCTGGCGCTATTGGCACTGGTGATGGCTGCTTGGGAAGTGTTGATCACCAAGGGACAAGAGTGGGATTGGCTCGCCGATCCGTTCGGAAAAGTACAGACGCTGCTGCTGGTGATCTTGGTAGGAGGGGCAGGCCTGGTCGTGTGGGAGATGCGCAGCAAAAACCCGGTTGTCAATTTTCGGCCGTTGGGCGAACGCAACTTTTGGTTGTGTTGTCTCATCATCTTCTTCGCCTACTCGGTGCTCTACGGCGTGAGCACCACCTTGCCGGGGTTGCTCCAGACGCTGTTTGGTTACGACGCCTATCACTCCGGGCTGGTGATGTCTCCGTCAGGCCTCGCGTCGGTCACCATGTTGTTGATCTGCGGCGCGCTGCTCGGTCGCGGCGTCGACGCCCGCTGGATGATCGGAGCGGGCCTGCTCGTGGTGGCGATCGGCGGGTATTGGATGTCGGTGATGAATCTCGAAATCAGCCCGTGGCAAGCGATCTGGCCGCGTGTGGTTTTGATCGCCGGCTTGGGAATGGCTTTCGCGCCGATTAACGTGGCTGCGTTTCTTTACACGCCGCGGCATTTGCGCGCGGCGGCGGTGGGATTATTCGCACTGCTCCGCAACGAAGGTGGTAGCTTCGGCACGTCGATGGCCCAGACCGTGCGGGTCCGCCGTGATCAGTTCCACACGTGGCGCGTGGGAGAGTTTCTCGATCCGTTCAACCCCGCCGTCAATTCTTACTTGGAGCGAGCGCAGGCTTTTTACTTTCAGCAGACCGGCGATGCGCCATTGGCGCGACAAATGGCGTTGCAGAGTCTGGCCGATCTGCGGGCACAGCAAGCGTCATCGTTGGCCTTCTTCGATGTCTTTCTGGTGGCGGCTGTGCTGGCGCTGTTGCTGGCGGTGCTCGTGCTACTCATGAAACGCTCGGTGGCCGAAAAGGGCGCCCATATCGGCGCGGAATAG